The genomic region GACCGACTTTTTCCGTTCTGACCAGTTTCGCCTTGAAGGATGTCCTCAATGGGCTGTAATTGATGTACTCCTGGTCCATGGAGATTTTATTGTAATGATGCAGCAGGGCCAGCTTGGCGGCAGTCCCGGTTCCGCATGGAGAGCGGTCCACATGAGATTCCCCGTAGACAACGATTCCCTGTCCGGAAGCTCTGCCCCGTTCGCATTGGGAATCATAGAATTCGGCAGCATCCACGGTTTTAACTTCCGGGCGCAGCGGATGTTCTACTTTCAGTTGCTCATTGGCCGCCTTGATAATCTGCATGCCTAGATTCGTGAGGAGATCTTTATTGGCGAAGGAGGGCTCGATATCAAGTTGCGCGGCATCTACCATGGCGAAAAATCCGCCGGTGCACACCAGGTCTATGCTGATCGGGCCGAAATGTTCGATTTCGATATGTCGATCTGTGGCGAAAACAAAAGAGGGAACCATTTCAATCGCCACGGCTTTAAGCTGGCCACCGGCCACCAAGAGGTCAGCATACATCGTGCCGGACGGAGTATCCACAGAAACCCTGTTTTCCCCTTCTTCGAGAGTCAGAAATCCTGTTTTTCCCAAGGTAACCAGCGCACCTATCGTGGCATGCCCGCATAAAAAGGGATAACGCCTGGCGTCCATGTAGAGCAGCCCGAAACTCGCCTCCGGCGTCACATTTTCCGTCACCAGGGCAGCAACCGTATCTCGGGACCCCCGGGGTTCTCTGGTTAACAGGCAGCGCACATCATCATGAGCTGCCTTGAAGCTGGAAAGCTTTTCCAGCATGGTTCGCCCCTTCGGCTCCGGGAGCCCATTGACGATCAGGCGGGTCGCTTCCCCTTCGGTGTGGGAATCGATGGTTGTGATACAGTCCGCAAAACCTTGCGCGGAACATGAAAATTTATCAAAAAATTTCATTATATATCTCAGCTGTTCTCCGGGTTGTACGTCAGGATAAAATTTGCCTGATTATTTTTTTAAAAATCCGTGTTGCCGGTGCAATCAAGTCGTCCGGAAAATCATAATTGCTATCGTGCAACTCCGGCATATCGGTCCCGGCTCCAATGCCAAACAGGGCCCCTTCGGCGAGTGCGGTAAAGCGACCGAAATCCTCCGACCAGCGGAACGGATGTTCGAGCTCATGCACACGTCCTTCGGCGTTGCGATGGACGATGTCGATGGCGCATGCGGAATTCAGAGTTGCGGTAAAAATATCGCTGTATTCGATCATAAAATCCAACTTGAACATCTCTGCCAGATCCTTTGTGGCCTCTTCGGCGTATGAGATAAGTGCAGCCATTTGAGTGTCCGTAGTGCTACGCAGCGTCGCCCAAATCTCAGCGTCTGCGGGCGCCGTACCGAAGG from bacterium harbors:
- a CDS encoding proline racemase family protein gives rise to the protein MKFFDKFSCSAQGFADCITTIDSHTEGEATRLIVNGLPEPKGRTMLEKLSSFKAAHDDVRCLLTREPRGSRDTVAALVTENVTPEASFGLLYMDARRYPFLCGHATIGALVTLGKTGFLTLEEGENRVSVDTPSGTMYADLLVAGGQLKAVAIEMVPSFVFATDRHIEIEHFGPISIDLVCTGGFFAMVDAAQLDIEPSFANKDLLTNLGMQIIKAANEQLKVEHPLRPEVKTVDAAEFYDSQCERGRASGQGIVVYGESHVDRSPCGTGTAAKLALLHHYNKISMDQEYINYSPLRTSFKAKLVRTEKVGPLEGFVARIEGMAYLTGLYHFIVEQHDPLKEGFLL